One Oncorhynchus kisutch isolate 150728-3 linkage group LG13, Okis_V2, whole genome shotgun sequence DNA window includes the following coding sequences:
- the LOC109881782 gene encoding apolipoprotein A-IV-like yields the protein MKVLVVLALAVFTGCHANLFYADEPKPQLEQLTDAFWDYVAKATQTADDTVQMIRKSQLGQDVNDRITESADVASQYAVSLQEQLPPAAKDLMTKITQEAEVLRERLEQDLGSVKGKLEPYAEEIKTQVQQRVEQLKQDLAPYAESLDSEALRATLLQKSEELKGSLEQSVKEMQSQLGPYTDELKQKVDLRLQDFQKSVAPLAENLQSQLTTRAQMVQQSLAPYAEDLKDKLDPYAQDLKAQLTALYQAFTNTN from the exons ATGAAGGTCCTTGTGGTGCTCGCTCTGGCTGTATTCACTG GCTGCCACGCTAACCTGTTCTACGCTGATGAGCCCAAGCCACAGCTGGAGCAGCTGACAGATGCCTTCTGGGACTACGTTGCCAAGGCAACGCAAACGGCAGATGACACCGTCCAGATGATCAGGAAGTCTCAGCTGGGACAGGATGTCAA TGACCGCATCACAGAGAGTGCTGATGTGGCCAGCCAATACGCAGTATCCCTGCAGGAGCAGCTTCCTCCTGCAGCCAAGGACCTGATGACCAAGATTACCCAGGAGGCTGAGGTGCTGAGAGAGCGTCTGGAGCAGGACCTGGGCAGCGTCAAGGGGAAACTGGAGCCCTACGCAGAGGAGATCAAGACACAAGTCCAGCAGAGAGTGGAGCAGCTGAAACAGGATCTGGCCCCCTATGCAGAGTCTCTGGACTCTGAGGCCCTGAGGGCCACCCTGCTTCAGAAGAGTGAGGAGCTGAAGGGGAGTCTGGAGCAGAGTGTGAAGGAGATGCAGTCCCAGCTGGGTCCCTACACAGATGAGCTGAAGCAGAAAGTGGACCTGCGCCTGCAGGACTTCCAGAAGAGTGTGGCCCCCCTGGCCGAGAACCTCCAGAGCCAGCTGACCACCAGAGCTCAGATGGTGCAGCAGAGCCTAGCCCCCTATGCTGAGGACCTGAAGGACAAGCTGGACCCCTACGCCCAGGACCTGAAGGCCCAGCTTACAGCCCTCTACCAGGCCTTCACCAACACCAACTAA